A genomic window from Candidatus Melainabacteria bacterium includes:
- a CDS encoding carbon-nitrogen hydrolase, translating into MKSFKAAWIQGKSQGNLNKNLKYYSEKIQDACKSKTKLIVLPELFLWDYFPITEDKKHFNSALEIKSDIIKHFQLLAKELKIVLILPIFEKRREGIYHNSCLILENNGEIIGHYRKMHIPDDPGFYEKYYFTPGDRGFLVTKTSVGNIGVLICWDQWFPEAARIAALKGAEILIYPTAIGWDNDESCKGLSRQALNKSQVDAWTTIMRSHAIANGIYVMAVNRVGKEGHLNFWGHSFLSNPYGSIVHQDKTTEAISEVEISFNKLKKCRQTWPFFRDRRIDSYQGLLKYSDAD; encoded by the coding sequence ATGAAATCATTCAAAGCAGCTTGGATCCAAGGTAAATCACAAGGCAATCTTAATAAGAATTTAAAATATTATTCAGAGAAAATACAAGATGCGTGCAAGAGCAAAACAAAACTTATTGTTTTGCCAGAGCTTTTTTTATGGGACTATTTCCCAATTACAGAAGATAAAAAACACTTTAATAGTGCTCTTGAAATTAAGTCTGACATTATTAAACACTTTCAGCTATTAGCAAAAGAATTAAAAATAGTTTTAATACTTCCAATATTTGAAAAAAGAAGAGAAGGAATTTATCACAATAGTTGTTTAATACTTGAAAACAATGGAGAGATTATTGGTCACTACAGGAAAATGCATATTCCAGATGATCCAGGATTTTATGAAAAATATTATTTTACTCCTGGAGATCGTGGTTTTCTTGTAACTAAGACATCTGTTGGAAATATTGGTGTGCTTATTTGTTGGGATCAATGGTTTCCAGAAGCAGCTAGGATTGCAGCATTAAAAGGTGCTGAAATTTTAATCTATCCAACTGCAATTGGTTGGGATAACGATGAATCCTGTAAGGGCTTGTCGCGACAAGCCCTTAACAAGTCTCAGGTAGATGCTTGGACTACGATTATGCGATCACATGCAATTGCAAATGGAATTTATGTAATGGCAGTAAATAGAGTAGGCAAAGAAGGACATTTAAATTTTTGGGGACATTCTTTTCTTTCAAATCCATATGGTTCAATTGTCCATCAAGACAAAACCACAGAAGCAATATCAGAAGTAGAAATTAGTTTTAATAAATTAAAAAAATGTAGACAAACATGGCCTTTTTTTAGAGACAGAAGAATTGACAGTTACCAAGGTTTGTTAAAATATTCGGATGCTGATTAA
- the hflX gene encoding GTPase HflX: MTQKAILVDVISPEITKEEGFERLGELENLVKTFGGIAVVKIIQKKSMPDYRTYIGSGKVQEILTYNKTQDKNDKANLLIVNNLLKPSQVYNLGEICKRENIEVWDRIDLVLKIFDKHARSVEAKLQIELAAIRHMGPRIYGLGLELTRQAGGIGTRGIGETNIQIMKRHLKKREQKIKEKLKHHDLVQLNHRRQRRSKDLKTISLVGYTNAGKSTLLNSLTKKGVYVADELFATLETTVGRLYLQNTEKIVLLSDTIGFIQDLPPDLIDAFRSTLSEIIDADLLLHIIDTSDPLYENKIKVVESILFDLKVSDKPKIYVFNKVDLNHNVDKKEIIRSYSEYSPVFISCKTRQGLNDLILKIEKISLYS, translated from the coding sequence GTGACTCAAAAGGCAATATTGGTTGATGTTATATCTCCTGAAATAACAAAGGAAGAAGGCTTTGAACGTCTTGGTGAGCTTGAAAATCTTGTAAAAACTTTTGGTGGTATTGCTGTTGTAAAAATTATTCAAAAAAAATCCATGCCTGATTACAGAACCTATATAGGCTCTGGAAAGGTTCAAGAAATATTGACTTATAACAAAACACAAGATAAAAATGACAAAGCAAACCTTTTAATAGTAAATAATTTACTTAAGCCATCCCAGGTTTATAACCTTGGAGAAATATGTAAGAGAGAAAATATTGAAGTATGGGACAGGATTGATTTAGTTTTAAAAATATTTGATAAGCATGCAAGAAGTGTAGAGGCAAAACTACAAATAGAACTTGCTGCAATAAGACACATGGGTCCAAGGATTTATGGTCTAGGTTTAGAACTTACAAGACAAGCAGGTGGTATTGGTACACGAGGTATTGGCGAAACAAATATCCAGATAATGAAACGCCACTTAAAAAAAAGAGAACAAAAAATTAAAGAAAAACTTAAACATCATGATTTAGTTCAGTTGAATCATAGAAGACAAAGAAGAAGTAAGGATTTAAAAACTATTTCTCTTGTAGGTTATACAAATGCAGGTAAAAGTACACTATTAAATTCTCTTACAAAAAAAGGTGTTTATGTAGCAGATGAATTATTTGCTACTTTAGAAACAACTGTTGGAAGATTATACTTACAAAATACAGAAAAGATTGTACTACTATCAGATACAATTGGTTTTATCCAAGACCTGCCACCTGATTTAATTGATGCATTTAGATCTACACTCAGTGAAATTATTGACGCAGATCTCTTATTGCATATAATTGATACTAGTGATCCGTTGTATGAAAATAAAATTAAAGTAGTAGAAAGTATATTATTTGATTTGAAAGTATCTGATAAACCTAAAATATATGTTTTTAACAAGGTAGATTTAAATCACAATGTTGATAAAAAAGAGATTATTAGATCTTATAGTGAATATTCACCAGTTTTTATTTCTTGTAAAACAAGACAAGGTTTAAATGATTTAATTTTAAAGATTGAAAAGATAAGTCTTTACTCATAA
- a CDS encoding thioredoxin domain-containing protein, which produces MEIKTDTKKIIIGALIAVVVLNVLGKELQKSFEKSVLEVVKKNPEGFKTALGNLPTEVTPPSPAQPSEEELFKQQLEDKTSVDIGNTPILGRRDAKIQLIVFSDFQCPFSKRGADTTHALIQKYGNKIMYVYKNLPLPFHPEAMPAAKAALAAGRQGKYYEYHDKLFENQDKLGEPLYLQLAKDLGLNIDKFNTDRKSKEIEDQINADTTQASAIGFNGTPGFTLNGVKILGAYPIEHFEKVISALGVS; this is translated from the coding sequence ATGGAAATAAAAACAGATACAAAAAAGATAATTATTGGTGCATTAATTGCAGTTGTTGTACTAAATGTTTTAGGTAAAGAGCTGCAAAAAAGTTTTGAAAAGTCAGTTTTAGAAGTTGTAAAGAAAAATCCAGAAGGATTTAAAACTGCCCTTGGTAATTTACCAACTGAAGTTACTCCGCCATCACCTGCCCAGCCCAGTGAAGAAGAACTTTTTAAGCAACAGTTAGAGGATAAGACAAGTGTAGATATTGGAAATACACCTATTCTTGGTAGAAGGGATGCAAAGATTCAGTTAATTGTATTTAGTGATTTTCAATGTCCTTTCTCAAAACGTGGTGCAGATACTACTCATGCTTTAATTCAAAAATATGGAAACAAAATAATGTATGTTTATAAAAATCTTCCTTTACCATTTCATCCTGAAGCAATGCCAGCAGCAAAAGCTGCACTAGCAGCCGGGAGACAAGGGAAGTATTATGAGTATCATGATAAGCTTTTTGAAAATCAAGACAAATTAGGTGAACCGTTATATCTCCAGCTTGCAAAAGATCTTGGATTAAATATTGATAAGTTTAATACAGATAGAAAGAGCAAGGAAATTGAAGATCAAATTAATGCAGATACAACCCAAGCAAGTGCTATAGGTTTTAATGGCACTCCTGGTTTTACTTTAAATGGTGTAAAAATTCTAGGAGCTTATCCAATTGAACATTTTGAAAAAGTAATTAGTGCTTTAGGAGTTAGTTAG
- a CDS encoding OsmC family protein: protein MSVEIKGQYEGDLRVKLVHGPSESVIETDAPIDNQGKGARFSPTDLVVASLGSCMLTIMGIIAKREGINLEGLSFRAKKHMTENPRRIGKIILEIYLPKGITSEQKEKLERSAHTCPVHKSLHPDIQQDIKFVYS, encoded by the coding sequence ATGTCGGTAGAAATCAAAGGACAATACGAAGGTGATTTAAGGGTAAAGCTTGTTCATGGTCCGTCAGAATCTGTTATTGAAACTGATGCTCCAATTGATAATCAAGGTAAAGGTGCTCGGTTTTCACCAACAGATCTTGTTGTAGCATCTCTTGGGTCCTGCATGTTGACTATTATGGGTATTATTGCAAAAAGAGAGGGAATAAACCTTGAAGGCCTTTCTTTTCGAGCCAAAAAACATATGACTGAAAATCCAAGAAGAATTGGAAAAATTATTTTAGAAATTTATTTGCCAAAAGGAATTACAAGTGAGCAAAAAGAAAAACTAGAAAGATCTGCTCATACTTGTCCTGTGCATAAGTCATTACATCCAGATATCCAACAAGATATAAAATTTGTTTATTCGTGA